TGGTTGCATGGTATGGGGAGCACATGAACCATATTCGGCGTTTTCTGAAAAAACCATCTGCCCGCCCAAACGTCTATATTGAAGGAAATTCAAGCTACCATACAGCAGCCCCCGGGGCCGGCGGCCATGACATGTGTGTGTCATCCGGGGGAAACAATATCGCCGGGGCATTGTCCATTCCCTATCCTGAAGTGACATCGGAGTGGATCGTGACAGCCAACCCTGATGTGGTGGTTAAAGTCACCACAAAAAGCGCAGGCGGATCATGCTACAGCATGGCGAATGCACAAAATTATGAATCCATCCGGGCCGATATCATCAACAGACCGGCGTGGTCCCACACCAACGCCGTCAAAAGTGGCCGGATCCACGTGATCGCCAACGATATCTGGACCGGTCCCCGGGCAGTAGTCGGCATGTACTACCTGGTCAAATGGTTCTTCCCTGACATATCCCAGAATTTTCATCCGGACCAGCTGCACAGACAATACCTTGAAAAATTTCAGAAAATCCCGTATCAAGGCGTGTATGTCTATCCCGAATAACGGCCATGGCCGACCTGGTCCATCGGCACCCAGGCTCAACCCACAACTAAAGTTGAAAGATCTGTGTGGGTTACACATACTTTCTTGTAAAAAAGGACGCCTGTAAACGGATGAATGATCTTCAAGACCAATATCGAAGACGAGGCACAAGAAAAATTTTTTTCATTTTTTTTCTTTGTTTTGTACTGGCCGGTATGGTGATCACTGCCCTTTGTCTGGGGGCGTCAGCCATTGGTTTTTCCCAGTCTTTAAACGCAATGTTCACCAATACCGGACGCACCTCGGCCATCATATGGCAGCTTCGGCTGCCCAGGATTGTTATGGCCGTTCTGGTGGGAGGCGGTCTTGCCGTAGCCGGCAGTGTGTTCCAGGCCATTTTGAAAAACCCCCTGGCATCGCCCTACACCCTGGGGATAGCCTCAAGCGCCGGATTCGGGGCTGTGGCTGCCATTGTTTTCGGCGGCTCCCTGTATGGTCAGTATCTGGTGGCAGGCTCTGCATTCTTTTTTTCCCTTGCCGCCTCTTTTCTCATCCTGGGGATTGCCAGGTTTAAAAGCACTTCCCCCGAGGTCATGATCCTTTCGGGGATTGCCATTATGTTTCTTTTTTCATCCCTGTCTTCTTTTTTGCAGTATATGGGCACAGTGGAACAGGTGCATGAAATCGTGTTTTGGTTTTTTGGCAGCCTGACCAAGGTTGGATGGCCGGAAATCATGGTGGCAGCCGTGATGATCATTTTGCCGGTACCCCTTCTGATTAAACTCTCATTTGATCTAAATCTGTTGGTCGCAGGCGACGAATCAGCAAACGCTTTGGGTGTCAATGTCACTGGTATCCGGACCACAGGGGTAATCCTTGCTTCTTTGATCACTGCCGCCGGCATCTGCTTTACCGGTGTCATCGGTTTTATCGGCCTTGTTGCGCCCCATATCGCCCGGATGATTGTGGGCACCGACCACTGGCATCTTCTGCCCTCCTCAGCACTGATCGGCGCCACTCTGGTCCTGGCGGCAGACACCGCTGGACGAACCTGCTGGGCCCCCCAGGTGATTCCTCTGGGCATTGTCACCTCCTTCATCGGCGTACCGTTTTTCTTTTACCTGCTTATGAAAAAAAAGAAGGCGTACTGGTAATGCTTCAAGTTGATGCCCTCTCGTTTGGATACAAAAAAAGAACCATCCTTACGGATATAAGCCTGAATGTTCATAAAGGACAAATGGTCAGCATAGTCGGTCCTAACGGAACCGGAAAGACAACGCTGATCAAATGCCTTGCCGGTATCCAACGGCCAAGGGGCGGCAGCATCCTGATCAATGGCAAGGACGCCTTTGGCATGCACCGCCGGGAGCATGCCCGGTGTGTGGGATATGTACCCCAAAGCTCGCCTTCCAAATTCCCCATCATCGTTTTTGAAGCCGTGCTCATGGGCCGCCGACCTTATATTACTTGGAAACCAACACAAATCGATTTTGAAAAAACCGCCCAGGTCATAGAATCCATGAACTTAAAGGATATTGCCCTGCGGGATTTTGATAAACTCAGCGGCGGACAAAAACAAAAAGTTATGCTGGCCAGGGCCATTGCCCAGGACACCGACGTCCTTCTTTTGGACGAACCGACATCCAACCTGGATTTGAAACACCAGCTCGAAGTACTTGAGATGATTTCAAGCCTGGTTGAGACAAACCAGATGGCGGCCGTTCTGGCCATGCATGACTTAAACCTGGCTTCCCGGTTTTCGCACAGGATGGTGATGATGAAAGAGGGCCAAGTCCTTTGCTCGGGTACACCAAGTGAGGTTATGACGCCGGAAAACATCAGCACCGTATACGGCATTCACGCAGTTGTTAGTCAGAATGAAGGACATCCCTATATTCTGCCCACGGGAACCGTTGGGTAATTCATGATTGCTGTCCTGGCCGCTGCAGCCCTCTCCACGGTGAAATTTCTGGTCGCCATGGTACCGGTTTTCAGCGTTGGTGTGATCGTGGCAGAGTTTATCGTGGCCCTTGGCTGGGTGAACAAAATAGCCTGGATCACCCGGCCCCTGACCCGCATAGGACACCTGAAACCTGAATGCGGAGCTAGTTTTTTAACCGCTTTTCTCTCCCCTTCGGCGGGAAACGCCATGCTGGTCCGGCACCATGAGGCAGGACTTATTACCCGCAAGGAACTGATCATCGCAGCCATTGTCAATACCTTTCCCGGCATTGTCATGCACTGGCGCACCGTGTTGCCCATCGCCATTCCGCTCATTGGCATATACGCATTTATATATTACGGATTTCTGGTGCTGGTCGGGCTTTTAAAAACCATTGCAGCATTGTTTGCCGGCCATTTCCTTCTTGAACCGGATAATGCGTACGCCAATATACCTTCAGCCGAAAAACAGGAGAACGCTTCCCCGTCATGGGCGCTTTGGGTTGAAAGTGTAAAAAAAAGCCGGAAAATAATTATTCGTGTTATAAAAACAACCATTCCGGTGACAACGGTCATGTTTGTGCTTATTCACGCCGGCATGTTTGATTATTTAAACACATGGCTTTCCGGCCATACGGCATTTCTGCCGCTGTCGCCCAAGGCCCTTTCCATTGTGGCCACAAGGCTGGCCAGCAATGTGGGAGCATTCACTGTGGCCGGCAACCTATTGTATGCGTCAAAGCTTTCCGGCCGTGAAGTTGTGTTGTCACTACTGGTTGGCAATTTTCTGGCCAGTGGGATCAACCTAAGGTTCCTCATCCCCTATTATTTAGGGATTTTTGGCCCAGGGACAGGATGGCAGGTGCTGGCTGTTTCAACGGTATTGCGCATGGTAATCATGGCAGCCCTGATTTGGACTTTGTTTGTGATTTGGACCTGAGGATGACCACGGTCCTGCCAAAAAAACAGAAAGGATAGAACGTATGGATTGGGATTCAGTTAAAGAAGACATTTACTACAGGGGCCGCAAACTGGAACAAGAGGCCCGCAAAGCCAATGACCCGGAAAAATGGACGTGTTATGCAGATC
Above is a window of uncultured Desulfobacter sp. DNA encoding:
- a CDS encoding ABC transporter substrate-binding protein, producing MKRCLAIVILTVFWVLPGSSMAAAPETRQTIVVENANGTQIEVGLPVKRLVILTSDALEVIRSLEASDLVAGVYSGISKNNLFWPKLNDKPKVGSWKEINYEQVVELNPDAVLCYGSRPGRDMEKKLAPFGIQVIRLDFYKPATLTKEVLILGRILGKEREAADLVAWYGEHMNHIRRFLKKPSARPNVYIEGNSSYHTAAPGAGGHDMCVSSGGNNIAGALSIPYPEVTSEWIVTANPDVVVKVTTKSAGGSCYSMANAQNYESIRADIINRPAWSHTNAVKSGRIHVIANDIWTGPRAVVGMYYLVKWFFPDISQNFHPDQLHRQYLEKFQKIPYQGVYVYPE
- a CDS encoding iron ABC transporter permease, which encodes MNDLQDQYRRRGTRKIFFIFFLCFVLAGMVITALCLGASAIGFSQSLNAMFTNTGRTSAIIWQLRLPRIVMAVLVGGGLAVAGSVFQAILKNPLASPYTLGIASSAGFGAVAAIVFGGSLYGQYLVAGSAFFFSLAASFLILGIARFKSTSPEVMILSGIAIMFLFSSLSSFLQYMGTVEQVHEIVFWFFGSLTKVGWPEIMVAAVMIILPVPLLIKLSFDLNLLVAGDESANALGVNVTGIRTTGVILASLITAAGICFTGVIGFIGLVAPHIARMIVGTDHWHLLPSSALIGATLVLAADTAGRTCWAPQVIPLGIVTSFIGVPFFFYLLMKKKKAYW
- a CDS encoding ABC transporter ATP-binding protein, whose amino-acid sequence is MLQVDALSFGYKKRTILTDISLNVHKGQMVSIVGPNGTGKTTLIKCLAGIQRPRGGSILINGKDAFGMHRREHARCVGYVPQSSPSKFPIIVFEAVLMGRRPYITWKPTQIDFEKTAQVIESMNLKDIALRDFDKLSGGQKQKVMLARAIAQDTDVLLLDEPTSNLDLKHQLEVLEMISSLVETNQMAAVLAMHDLNLASRFSHRMVMMKEGQVLCSGTPSEVMTPENISTVYGIHAVVSQNEGHPYILPTGTVG